One Desertifilum tharense IPPAS B-1220 genomic window, TGCCATACAGCCGGTGAGAAATCTTAATGGAAAATTTAGCTAAAATCGCTCCTGCCTATCAGTTAATCATCGGAAATTTGCACAACTAACTTTAGAGGAACAATTGCGCGATCGCAAAAATTGCCGCCCCCAAACCCGCCGCGATCGGAATCGTCACGATCCAAGCTAAACCAATTCCTTTCAGGGTTTGCAAGCTTAAGGGCGTTCGATCTAGGTGTTGCTGTACTAAACCAATTCCCACCACTGCACCCACCAAAGCGTGAGAGGTGGAAACGGGCAAACCCACGCGCGAAGCGAGTAAAATCGTTGTTGCTGTGGCGAGTTCCGCACAAAAGCCACCGCTCGGTTGCAAGGGGGTAATATTTTCTCCAATGGTGGCAATCACATTTTTTCCCCACAACGCTAAACCGATGACAATCCCCACTCCGCCGATGAGCAAAATCCACAAGGGAACCTCAAAACCGCTACCCGGAACGCTTCCCGTACTTTGAATATAGGTAATTGCGGCTAATGGCGCGATCGCATTCCCCACATCATTAGAACCATGTGCAAAGGCGACAAAGCAAGCACTCAGAACCTGAAACCGGGCCATTTGTCGATTGACAAGCGTTTGCTGATGGGCGATGGACTCCTCTGGGGTTGCGGGTAGAGATCGCCAGCCAAGGGTTGTGAGAGTCAGAGTGGCGATCGCCACCGTTGCGAGCTGAAAATCATGGATCGGCAATCCGGCGAGGGAAGATTGGGGAAAAATAGAGGGTAGAACGATCGCCCCAAACAAACCAAATAAAATTACACTCAGCCAGGGTATCCATTCTGCCAGTTGTTGTAAGGGGCGATCGCTATCGAGAATTGAAGCGCGAACCACCCGATAAAATAGAGCCGCCAAGCCACCACTCGCCACCGGAGTGAGAATCCAAGTGAGGGAAATGAGTCGTAGAGAAGACCAGTCTACCGCCTGCGAGCCAACGGCGACCAAACTAAATCCCGCGATCGCGCCTACCACCGCCTGAGAAGACGCCACCGGAAAACCAAAGGAGGTGGCAATCTGCAACCAAATCCCGCAACTGAGTAAAACCGCAATCATCCCAACGAGCAACACCTGGGGCTGTGCGGCAAACAGATGGGGTTCTGTTATCTCGGTGGCTAGCGTTTTAGAGACTTCTTTGCCGAATAAGACTGCGCCGGTAAACTCTAGAACACCTGCGATCGCGATCGCCTGCCGTAGAGTAATTGCTTTAGATCCCACTGAGGTTCCCATTGAATTGGCAACATCATTCGCCCCTAAATTCAAAGCGACATAAACAGCCAGACCCATCGGCAGTAACAGATCAAACATAATTCAACACGTTGCCAGATTGACCTCCTCAATTGTGAGCCGATCCCTTGGGGGAGAACATCCTGATTGAGAAAGAGAATCGCCCCACGCCCCCCTACTTGTGTTGAGAACGCCGCTTTTTCAGTATTTGTTGCGCGGTTTCTGCTACGGCGTAAAAGAGCCAAATCCCGATCCAGTTTGACCATAAATCAACTAAATCAAAACTGCGAGTCGTCGATAGCAGTTGCAGAAACTCATCAAGGGTTGAAAACACCGTTGCTAAACTCGGACCTAAAGGCAGCATGACGCGCAAAACTGAGATCGAACGCCGACCTAGCGCTTGATGGCCGAGAAAGCCTGCCAACCCTAATAAAATAAAATGCCCTAGCTTATCTTGCTGCGTTAAATTTTCAGGCAATGCTTGTAAATAAGCACCCACAGAGATCAGTACAAGGAGTAAAAAATAGAGCCAGAAGCCAATAATCCAGCCCCGATTCTGAGTTGCGTCTTGAGCTTTCATGCAAGTTATTTGACCCATTAAAAGAATCTTTCAGTAAAATCACTTGCAATGTTTCTGTTTTCGCATGTTCTCCCAAATTGAGCGAAATTCGCTGCAAGCGCTTGCAATTGCCCTGAAATTCTCCAAATCTCCAACTGAAGTCAACCAACTGCTGATAAGATACACGGATGTTAAAGCTAGAGAATACCTTAATTTGCTATGGCGAATGATGGTCGTGCTAGAATCCGCATCACCGTAGATACCGTCCTGAAGCGATCGCCAAGACAATCTTCAGAGCTATCTCCCTCAGAACTTTATGCGGTCAGAGCGAACTCCGAATACCGAATTGCTGCTTGGTTAGAAGAACAAGGACATTGGAAATTTACCCTCTATTTCGCTGTCCTGGGAGGATTTAACACCTGGTATGTCTTTAAAGGTCACTCCCAACTGATTTTTGCCAATCCTGAAGCACCTATCCGACCTCCTACCCCAGCACCTACCCCAACGCCTGCCCCAGCACCTGCCCCAACGCCCGCCCCAGCACCTGCCCCAGCACCTGCCCCAACCCCAGCCCCCGCCCCAGTTCCGACCGGCCCGACGATCCGCGTACCGGGCATCAGTAACCCCGTAGGTCTGTATCAACCGATTTTTGTGGGTTCTAACTTTACCTGGGCAGAAGCCACGCATGGCGGAACGCGAATTCCCCCAAACACCTCAATTACCTACGGGATGGTCAGAATTGCCAGAGCGGCACAGGAAGCTCGCAACCGCATTGGTAGACCGTTTATCATTACCAGTTGGTACCGCCCACCCGCCATCAACGCTGCGGTAGGGGGTGCCATTTACTCTCGCCACCTCGAAGGGGATGGAATTGACTTTTATGTCAATGGCTTATCCGGCTTGCAACTTTACAACCTGCTAGACCCTTGGTGGCAAGGCGGACTTGGCCGATATGCCTCATTCCCTGATATTGTGCATCTTGATGCCAGAGGGTTTGTCTCGCGCTGGCGATACTAAGTTTAAGCGGGACGGTTAACTTCGGCTAACAGCCATTCATCAACAGGTTGACCGTCTTTTCGCTTCAGTTCAATCTCAATTTGGATAACCTCCTGAGAACCTGGAGGTGCAGGCTTTTGATGAAAAATAATTTCGTAGTCTGCGGGGTTCTGGTTTCGCTCTCTCAACCAGTCTTGAACGCGAGTTAAAGCAAAGAACGATTGACCCTCAGCAAACATCCGAGCAATCTGCATTTGGATACTATAGGGTTGAAATCGTGGCATGGGAATTCATCGCTCCAAGTTTTCTTTTAGCTTACGATGTTTAACTCAAAAGCGATGGGGTTGGCTCGAATAGCCCAATGAACTTTAACTGAAACTTCAGGCTTGACGCAAGACCAAAACCGGACAATGAGCGTAGCGAATCACTTTTTCTGTTACCGATCCCAGCAGAAATCGACTTAAGCCCGTGTAACCATGAGATGAGATCGCAATTAGGGTAATGTTGTGGGCTTTGGCATAGTCAATAATTTCAGAACTCGGACTGCCAATCGCGCTACTAAAATGAATTCCTGGGTATTGGGAATCGGGGTAGCGTTGGCGAAAAGCTTCCTCAACGTGTTGCTTGCGGGTTTGATCGTTAACTTGATTCCACATGATCCCCGGATCTCCAGGATTCAGGTGAGGTAAGACGTGTAAAACATGTAGCCGAGCTGGATCTTTGACAAATTCAAGAGCTTGTTCGAGAACATTAAACGAGGCTTCGGAGAAGTCGATGGGGACGAGAACGCGCTCTATGTTAAGTAAGCTCATAGTTATTTGAATTTTCCTTACTTACAGGTGGGTTGCCTCTTAATAATGTTAAAGTTGCGATCGCTTTTCGCGAGCGTTCTGCTTGTGAATAATTTTTAAGAACTGTCGTAAGTCTATCTGTCTTAAGACAGAATTCGCTCTCTCTGTAGAGGTAAATTTCGATAAACTCAATGTGAGAACTTGGCCCTGGGGGTTGAATTCTCGCGATCGCCTAGCGGTGGTACCGATCCAAAATGTTCTATTAAAACATTTTGCCCGGTGCGAGCTAGGTACTTTCTTAACAAGTCTTGAGGATTGCAAAGGAGCGCTATGAGACGACGAGCGTGGCTCTACTTTCTGCTATTTTTGTTGATTCCGAGCGTAGCACTCGCTCAGGAAGAAACGGTTGGCGGAGGCGGCTTTATTGCCCGTCTGAACGAGAGTTTTACTTGGTTTGTCAACGAGATCATCTTCGCAGTGCTGTTTTTTGATGCAGGGACAGGAATTCCTTTTATTGTGCTTTGGCTGGTGATGGGAGCCATTATCTTCACCATCCAGATGCGGTTTATTAACATTCGCGCTTTTAAACACGCCATTGATGTCGTCAGCGGTAAATATGACGATCCCAACGAAACCGGAGAAGTCACGCATTTTCAGGCGTTGGCGGCGGCGCTGTCGGCAACAGTCGGCTTGGGGAACATTGCCGGCGTGGCGATCGCCATTACCGTAGGCGGACCGGGTGCCGCCTTTTGGATGACCATTGGCGGTCTGTTGGGGATGACCTCCAAATTTGTGGAATGCACCCTCGGTCAAAAATACCGAATTATTAAACCCGATGGCACCATTTCCGGCGGCCCAATGCGCTATCTTTCCAGAGGGTTAGCCGAACGCGGGATGGCCGGTTTTGGCAAAGTGCTAGCCATCTTATTTTCCATTCTCTGCATTGGCGGTACCTTTGGCGGGGCTACCATGTTCCAGGCTAACCAATCCTACGGCGCAGTAGCCGGAGTCATTCCAGGCATTCCCAGTTGGCTTTACGGCTTAGTGCTGATGGTTTTAGTCGGACTGGTGATTATTGGCGGGATCGAACGCATTGGCATTGTGGCCGGAACCATCGTTCCAGCCATGTGCCTCATTTACGTCATTGCCTCAGTTTGGATCTTGTTAGCCAACTTTACTCAAATTCCCACAGCACTTGGCGCAATTATCGGCGGGGCCTTTAATCCCCAAGCCGTTGCGGGTGGGTTTATTGGGGTTATGGTACAAGGGTTTAGGCGATCGGCTTTTTCCAATGAAGCGGGAATTGGTTCGGCTGCGATCGCGCATTCAGCCGCCCGTACAGAAGAACCCGTCCGCGAAGGCATTGTAGCGCTACTCGAACCGTTTATTGATACGGTTGTGGTCTGCAATATGACGGCTTTGGTGATTGTGATTACTGGAGTTTACGACGATGCTCAATTTGCAGGTTTGAGCGGTGCTGAACTCACCAGTCAGGCTTTTGGTACAGTCATTGGCTGGTTCCCAACGCTTCTCGCCCTTTCTGTGTTTCTGTTTGCCTTTTCGACCATGATTTCCTGGGGATATTATGGCGAACGCAGTTGGGAATACTTATTTGGCGATCGCACGGTGATTATCTACAAGGTTTTACTATTACTCGCCGTGTTTACAGGCGCGGTAGTAGATGCCGGCCCTGTGATTGATTTTAGCGATGCGATGCTTTTGGGAATGGCGTTCCCCAATCTATTAGGAGCCTATTTCCTCTCCGGTTCAGTCTTAGCCGACCTGAACGATTATATGCATCGTTTGCGATCGGGAGCTATGTTAACTTATGCCGAAGAAAAATCCATGAGCGAATCGGTTTAACGGTTGCTGGCGATCCGATCGGCGATCGCCAGTAATGAGGATCGATCCAACCCGTGTTTTTGCCAAGTTTTACTAAATTCACGAGTTCCTGAGTGTATTTTAGGACAACTAGCCCCGGCTACACGTTCGCTGGATTTCAATTGATGAAAAACCATTTCGCGCTCAGTTTAATTTTTGCGGGTACCTTATTGACTTCAGGAGTGGCTCTATCCTTAGCAACTCCTACAGCCTGCCTTGCTCAAACACTGACTTCGCAGCAGCGCCAACAAATTAGATCGGCAGTCATTCAATCTGTGGGTCAACCCAATTTGCCAACCCCCCAAGTGTCTAAGATTACGGTTCAGGGTCAGTACGGTTTGGCTTCCTGGCTGATGGGAGAAGCTGGAGGGTTAGTTGCATTGGTCAATGAGGGAAAGGGATGGCGAGTCATAGACCTAGGGGGAGGACTGCCCGGCCCTAGGGATCTCGCTCAACAAACGGGAATGCCAATAGCGATCGCTCAACAACTACTCGCTCAACATTTTAGAGACACAACCCAATCAATGAGCATTTCCGGGGTTCAGTAGCCCGCCAAAGGCGATCGCCGATCGGTCATCGCTCCTTTGCCCCCAACCCCCCGATCTAAGGGTGAGTAATTTCTGAAGAATTCTCAGGGGGCGAGGGTTCTGTGGGTGGCAGCGTTTGGGAAACTTCACTGGGGGGGATCGCTGCGATCGCCTCCGGTGTAACGATCGGTTCGGGAAGGGCTTCTGAATCCTTTTCGGGCCAGCGATCGAAGACATCTTTAAGAATCGCTTCTTCAATCCAGGTTTTGCTCACCACCGCTAGGGGAAGGGCCAAAATTAAACCGACAGGCCCTAGAAAGGTGGCGAAGAAAATTTGAGCCACGAGGGTTGCTGCCGGAAGTAGCGACACCTGCTGTTGCATTACCATTGGAGCAATCAGGTAACTTTCAATGTTTTGGACGATCGCATACAGGATAATGACGGCGATCGCTTTGCCAAAGGAATCTAAGAACGCCACCGATACGGGAAACACGACACTCAGCATCGGGCCGATATTGGGAATAAAGTTAAAAACGCCTGCCACAACGGCATGGGCAAAAACAAAGGGAACCCCTAATATCATTAAGCCGACGGCGCTAGCAGTTGCCACGAATAAGGAGTTAATAGCAATTCCGCGCAACCATGCCAGTAGGGAAACCTCGCATTTAGCAAGAATGTCATCGGCGCGGCGGCGGTAAAATGAAGGAAATAAACGCAATAATAGGCGGCGATAGGCCGGTGGGTTAGAAACAAACATTAAGGTGAGAACGATCGCCAACAAAACCTGGAGGACGATCGCCACCGAACCGGAAAAGAAAACGAAGAAGTTGCCAAACACTTGTTGCACCAAGGCAATCAGTTGCTGGCTGATATCGTTAAAACGGGGAAGCCTGCCAATATCAAACGAAGGCCACCAGGTTGGCGGATTGGTAATATTCCGATTTGCCCAGATAATAAAACGCTCAACCCCTTGGGGAACCAGCAAAATAAGCTGTTGAAACTGGCTGATGAATAGGGGCAAGATCAACCCCATTAAAATGCTAAAGCCAATCAGAACGAGCAACAGCGCCACCCACACGGCCGCCCCGCGTGGAATGTTGCAGCGACGGTTGAGGAAACGTACCAAACTGTTCAACGCGATCGCTAGCACAATGGCAGTGAACACCAATAACAGAATGTTGCGAAACTGCCACAGAACGATCAGCGAGACGATTAAACCTAGAAAACTAACCCAATCAATCAGCTTCACGGCACTCCCAGGAATCCTTTAAAAAGATAATTCGTATAAAATTCTACATTCGGACTTCTATGATGATTTGCCCATCCGGAGACCAAACTAACTGAAAATTGACGTTTCCCGCCAAACAGCGACCTCATCTAACCTGCCTTACCGTCGTTTTAACAGATTCCCCCTCTTATGACCCAAACTTCCCTAAATCTTCCTAAGCGCGATCGCCGCCCGCTGATTACTTCCGACACGCACCCGATCCAGGTGGACTTTTTGTCGGATGAGGTGATACCGCGCTCAGGGCGTTTAGGCATGACACTGGCTCCCGGCAAACAAAATAAGGGAATGCGAGCGATTTGGCAGCGGAATTTAGACCAAGATTTGCACCGCCTTAAACATGACTATGGCACGCAAATCCTCGTGACTTTATTAGAAGCCGACGATTGGGAACAATTACAGATTCCCAATTTACTCAACTGCGTGCAAGCGCGGGAAATGCAATCAGTCTGGTTTCCGATTCGAGATTTTGGCACGCCAACCTCTATGTTAGGTTTAGGCCATTTAGTGCAAACGATCCTATCAGCACTCAACCAGGGTCAAACGGTGGTGATTCACTGCAAGGCGGGGTTAGGGCGCACGGGGCTAGTGACGGCTTCTTGCTTGGTGGCTTTGGGGTATTCTCCCTTAGAGGCATTCGCAGAAATTCGCAAAGCCCGCCCCGGAAGTGTGGAAACTCCAGAACAGGAAGCCTATGTGGTAGAATTTGCCCGCTTCTGGACGCATCGGGCTATTTAAGCTGCCAGCAAGCTTTGGCGATCGCCCAATCTTCTTCGGTGTGGATAACCAGAACCCGCACGGCTGAGTCAGGGGTACTAATTTCGCAATTTTTGGGGGAGTTTTGATTGGTTTGGGCGTCGAGTTGAACGCCGAGGAAGCCTAACCCCGCACAGGCGCGATCGCGAACTTCTGGGGAATTTTCCCCCACTCCGGCGGTAAAGACTAACGCATCTAAGCCGCCTAAACTGGGAAGTAGAGAGGCGATCGCCGATTGCAGGCGATGGATATAGATATCAAAAGCCAGTTGCGCCCGTTGATTCCCTTGGGCGATCGCTTCTCGAATTCCCCGCATATCTGCTGAAACTCCAGAAACCCCTTGCAAGCCTGACTCCTTATTTAACACCTCATCCAATCGATCGGGGGTATAGCGATGATGTCGCATCAAATGAATGAGGATACTCGGATCGATAGAACCGCAACGACTCCCCATCATTAACCCTTCGAGGGGTGTAAATCCCATTGTGGTGGCGATGCTTCGC contains:
- a CDS encoding inorganic phosphate transporter codes for the protein MFDLLLPMGLAVYVALNLGANDVANSMGTSVGSKAITLRQAIAIAGVLEFTGAVLFGKEVSKTLATEITEPHLFAAQPQVLLVGMIAVLLSCGIWLQIATSFGFPVASSQAVVGAIAGFSLVAVGSQAVDWSSLRLISLTWILTPVASGGLAALFYRVVRASILDSDRPLQQLAEWIPWLSVILFGLFGAIVLPSIFPQSSLAGLPIHDFQLATVAIATLTLTTLGWRSLPATPEESIAHQQTLVNRQMARFQVLSACFVAFAHGSNDVGNAIAPLAAITYIQSTGSVPGSGFEVPLWILLIGGVGIVIGLALWGKNVIATIGENITPLQPSGGFCAELATATTILLASRVGLPVSTSHALVGAVVGIGLVQQHLDRTPLSLQTLKGIGLAWIVTIPIAAGLGAAIFAIAQLFL
- a CDS encoding VanZ family protein, encoding MKAQDATQNRGWIIGFWLYFLLLVLISVGAYLQALPENLTQQDKLGHFILLGLAGFLGHQALGRRSISVLRVMLPLGPSLATVFSTLDEFLQLLSTTRSFDLVDLWSNWIGIWLFYAVAETAQQILKKRRSQHK
- a CDS encoding D-Ala-D-Ala carboxypeptidase family metallohydrolase → MANDGRARIRITVDTVLKRSPRQSSELSPSELYAVRANSEYRIAAWLEEQGHWKFTLYFAVLGGFNTWYVFKGHSQLIFANPEAPIRPPTPAPTPTPAPAPAPTPAPAPAPAPAPTPAPAPVPTGPTIRVPGISNPVGLYQPIFVGSNFTWAEATHGGTRIPPNTSITYGMVRIARAAQEARNRIGRPFIITSWYRPPAINAAVGGAIYSRHLEGDGIDFYVNGLSGLQLYNLLDPWWQGGLGRYASFPDIVHLDARGFVSRWRY
- a CDS encoding universal stress protein, producing the protein MSLLNIERVLVPIDFSEASFNVLEQALEFVKDPARLHVLHVLPHLNPGDPGIMWNQVNDQTRKQHVEEAFRQRYPDSQYPGIHFSSAIGSPSSEIIDYAKAHNITLIAISSHGYTGLSRFLLGSVTEKVIRYAHCPVLVLRQA
- a CDS encoding sodium:alanine symporter family protein; its protein translation is MRRRAWLYFLLFLLIPSVALAQEETVGGGGFIARLNESFTWFVNEIIFAVLFFDAGTGIPFIVLWLVMGAIIFTIQMRFINIRAFKHAIDVVSGKYDDPNETGEVTHFQALAAALSATVGLGNIAGVAIAITVGGPGAAFWMTIGGLLGMTSKFVECTLGQKYRIIKPDGTISGGPMRYLSRGLAERGMAGFGKVLAILFSILCIGGTFGGATMFQANQSYGAVAGVIPGIPSWLYGLVLMVLVGLVIIGGIERIGIVAGTIVPAMCLIYVIASVWILLANFTQIPTALGAIIGGAFNPQAVAGGFIGVMVQGFRRSAFSNEAGIGSAAIAHSAARTEEPVREGIVALLEPFIDTVVVCNMTALVIVITGVYDDAQFAGLSGAELTSQAFGTVIGWFPTLLALSVFLFAFSTMISWGYYGERSWEYLFGDRTVIIYKVLLLLAVFTGAVVDAGPVIDFSDAMLLGMAFPNLLGAYFLSGSVLADLNDYMHRLRSGAMLTYAEEKSMSESV
- a CDS encoding AI-2E family transporter, whose amino-acid sequence is MKLIDWVSFLGLIVSLIVLWQFRNILLLVFTAIVLAIALNSLVRFLNRRCNIPRGAAVWVALLLVLIGFSILMGLILPLFISQFQQLILLVPQGVERFIIWANRNITNPPTWWPSFDIGRLPRFNDISQQLIALVQQVFGNFFVFFSGSVAIVLQVLLAIVLTLMFVSNPPAYRRLLLRLFPSFYRRRADDILAKCEVSLLAWLRGIAINSLFVATASAVGLMILGVPFVFAHAVVAGVFNFIPNIGPMLSVVFPVSVAFLDSFGKAIAVIILYAIVQNIESYLIAPMVMQQQVSLLPAATLVAQIFFATFLGPVGLILALPLAVVSKTWIEEAILKDVFDRWPEKDSEALPEPIVTPEAIAAIPPSEVSQTLPPTEPSPPENSSEITHP
- a CDS encoding cyclin-dependent kinase inhibitor 3 family protein; protein product: MTQTSLNLPKRDRRPLITSDTHPIQVDFLSDEVIPRSGRLGMTLAPGKQNKGMRAIWQRNLDQDLHRLKHDYGTQILVTLLEADDWEQLQIPNLLNCVQAREMQSVWFPIRDFGTPTSMLGLGHLVQTILSALNQGQTVVIHCKAGLGRTGLVTASCLVALGYSPLEAFAEIRKARPGSVETPEQEAYVVEFARFWTHRAI